In Halalkalicoccus subterraneus, one DNA window encodes the following:
- a CDS encoding thiolase family protein produces MEADTTPVIVQALRTPQGKEGGVLADIRSENLSIPLINEILTETGLSGEDIDDLMWGCAQQRGEQDNNVARVIALLSELGEGTPATTINRWCASSMQAIISASDAIRAGQRDAIIAGGVESMSRVPKGGQSYQNLHPQLAEQYNVGELEMGMTAENVAKKFDVSRESQDKYSLRSHQRAVEATDSGRFDDQIVPIKTESGTVSEDEGIRRDTSIEALSGLPTVFKDDGTVTPGNASQITDGAAATLITSRGFAEDHDLKVLAEVGSNNVAGVDPTIMGIGPVPATKGLLERTGREIDEYDLVELNEAFASQTLYSQRQLDVPDEKFNVNGGAIALGHPLGASGARLPVTLVHELIERDAKRGLATLCVGFGQGAAIEFSRPKK; encoded by the coding sequence ATGGAAGCAGATACCACTCCAGTAATTGTACAAGCACTTCGAACTCCCCAAGGGAAAGAAGGCGGTGTACTCGCCGATATCCGCAGCGAAAATCTCTCGATTCCGTTAATCAACGAGATACTTACGGAAACCGGACTCAGCGGCGAAGATATCGATGACCTGATGTGGGGCTGTGCTCAGCAACGTGGTGAACAAGACAATAACGTCGCGCGTGTTATCGCACTACTTTCAGAGCTTGGTGAGGGAACTCCTGCGACGACGATCAATCGCTGGTGTGCTTCTTCGATGCAGGCGATTATCTCTGCCTCTGATGCAATCCGCGCCGGCCAGCGCGACGCAATCATTGCTGGCGGGGTCGAATCAATGAGTCGAGTCCCAAAAGGTGGTCAGTCCTATCAGAACCTCCACCCACAGCTTGCAGAGCAGTACAATGTCGGCGAACTAGAGATGGGAATGACCGCTGAAAATGTGGCCAAAAAATTTGACGTTTCACGGGAATCCCAAGACAAGTACTCACTACGGAGTCACCAACGTGCTGTCGAGGCAACAGATTCTGGACGTTTTGACGACCAGATCGTTCCCATTAAGACCGAAAGCGGTACTGTCAGCGAGGATGAGGGGATTCGCCGGGATACTTCGATAGAGGCCCTTTCGGGGCTGCCCACAGTGTTCAAGGATGATGGTACCGTCACACCGGGCAACGCCTCCCAGATCACTGATGGTGCCGCGGCGACGCTGATAACAAGTCGTGGGTTCGCAGAGGATCACGACCTAAAGGTGCTCGCGGAGGTCGGCTCGAACAACGTCGCGGGCGTCGATCCGACGATTATGGGTATTGGGCCTGTGCCCGCGACCAAGGGACTTCTCGAACGGACAGGACGGGAAATTGACGAATACGACCTCGTCGAACTTAACGAGGCGTTCGCAAGCCAAACGCTCTACAGCCAGCGCCAGCTCGACGTCCCCGACGAGAAGTTCAACGTCAATGGAGGGGCAATTGCGCTGGGTCATCCGCTGGGTGCCAGCGGCGCACGGTTGCCAGTCACGCTGGTCCACGAACTAATCGAGCGCGACGCCAAGCGTGGGCTTGCAACGCTGTGTGTCGGGTTCGGACAAGGAGCAGCAATCGAGTTCTCACGGCCGAAGAAATAG
- a CDS encoding TAXI family TRAP transporter solute-binding subunit: protein MGDTRNRIGRRVFLGATGAGALGLAGCIGDNEPEQIDGGGNEDGNSSEESPEGATTLRMRTSTSTTAAYAGNQGIAAAINENTDAVFVEAQTSPGTEANIGALQSGEAEMVYIQNWSAADVREGAEPFGDLDFTMNQIFHYYDLPWFFCTANEGLESLADIESDTTISPTPRGSGTASALEHALEYVTEDYERVSQNYGQQASAMNEGRLDVGVGTYLNFEIVPGWLQEMMGTVDLRILEVPTNVVEAWENDDRLIAESFPGSDLENAAFAPEEVWSVAFSYNFVGRNDLDYDAVYEFLTVLYENRDGLAEYHALLSQLEEESFWIQNSYQNVPFHPAAADFYEEIGIWNEEFERGED from the coding sequence ATGGGAGACACTCGCAATAGGATCGGACGGCGGGTATTTTTAGGGGCGACAGGTGCTGGTGCACTTGGCCTCGCTGGCTGTATCGGCGACAACGAACCCGAACAGATCGATGGCGGTGGTAATGAGGATGGTAACTCTTCAGAAGAGTCTCCAGAAGGTGCAACGACGTTACGGATGCGGACCTCTACGTCGACTACAGCTGCCTATGCCGGCAATCAGGGGATCGCGGCAGCTATCAACGAAAATACGGACGCGGTTTTTGTCGAGGCACAGACTAGTCCTGGCACTGAAGCAAATATTGGGGCGTTACAGAGCGGTGAGGCCGAGATGGTCTATATTCAAAATTGGTCCGCTGCAGACGTCAGAGAAGGAGCTGAGCCGTTTGGAGACCTTGATTTTACGATGAATCAGATCTTCCACTACTACGACCTGCCCTGGTTTTTCTGTACAGCGAATGAAGGGCTGGAATCACTTGCTGACATCGAGTCCGATACAACAATCTCACCAACGCCTAGAGGATCAGGAACCGCATCAGCCCTTGAGCATGCACTTGAGTACGTCACAGAGGATTACGAACGCGTTAGCCAGAACTACGGACAACAAGCTAGTGCGATGAATGAAGGGCGTCTTGATGTTGGCGTCGGAACCTATCTGAACTTCGAGATTGTTCCCGGCTGGCTTCAAGAAATGATGGGCACCGTCGACCTCCGAATTCTTGAGGTTCCTACCAACGTAGTTGAAGCCTGGGAGAATGACGATCGTTTGATCGCGGAATCATTCCCTGGGTCTGACCTTGAAAACGCCGCCTTTGCTCCAGAAGAGGTCTGGAGTGTCGCGTTCTCGTACAATTTCGTAGGTCGGAATGACTTAGATTACGACGCAGTCTATGAGTTCCTTACTGTACTGTATGAGAATCGCGATGGATTGGCGGAATACCATGCATTGTTGTCTCAGCTTGAAGAGGAATCATTCTGGATCCAAAATTCATATCAAAACGTGCCCTTCCACCCTGCAGCGGCCGACTTCTACGAAGAGATAGGCATCTGGAACGAGGAGTTTGAACGTGGAGAGGACTGA
- a CDS encoding TRAP transporter permease — translation MADQSSLPEWVTPLNVLRASVYLLGITFTLYTIYYAYSLFFIRLRYSNLFVGMGIALFYLDYVRECYETRNQTTKTAIDNTATSAGGGSSTGVISTLRSVAHRIDPLVAVGLAFLALWSTAYVELNFDRLFYDAPVVGYTETDLLIGVALIALAVDATRRAFGNVIAAVTVGAILYAHSLVGPNMPGVLRHTGMSWEQIARDGAIGLTGVYHETLMGIGATWVAIFIMFAGIAKAYGLMDFVLDAGREIGSSLQTGIVQVAVIASMVMGSITGSAAANTATTGSFTIPMLQDQGVRDDFAAAIEGVASAGGQMLPPVMGVAAFLMADIIGVPYVDIIRAGLIPATLFYFSVGIGIHFAVLKFGWTNEQLTEFEPRILLQGIHFTIPLGVLLYTLVILRFTPLSAGMYTIFTIMLVVPARNLLVDGASGKTVSKTIKQTIDGLHQGGVEMAPLVGVLAAMGVIIELLTQTGLAQRVSTLIVGLGGGSLLVVLLLAMLASILFGLGMPTPAAYILVVILVAPGVTAMNVPEITTHMFVFYFAMLSAITPPVAISVAVGSRIADTSFTRSCLQALRIGAPGFVIPFAFVTNNSLIYWSLPMTLIAFPLVLTGTIALTVATVGYDGSKRLGYLLRGLYVILACGAMFGSVSHIIVQAVAAAAILALLTFSNVKSISQLPIPSKINRP, via the coding sequence ATGGCGGACCAGTCTAGCCTACCAGAATGGGTAACTCCGCTCAATGTTCTTCGAGCTTCTGTCTATCTACTTGGCATTACCTTCACACTGTATACAATCTACTATGCTTATTCGCTTTTCTTTATTCGACTTCGCTACTCGAATCTCTTTGTCGGAATGGGGATTGCGTTGTTCTATCTGGATTATGTCCGCGAATGCTACGAAACGCGTAATCAGACAACTAAGACTGCTATCGATAATACCGCTACGTCCGCGGGTGGTGGTAGTTCAACTGGAGTGATTAGTACACTTCGTTCAGTTGCTCACCGTATCGACCCACTAGTCGCAGTTGGACTTGCATTTCTTGCGCTCTGGTCAACTGCATACGTTGAGCTCAACTTCGATCGACTGTTCTACGACGCGCCGGTGGTCGGATACACGGAAACGGATCTATTGATCGGGGTCGCGCTAATCGCACTCGCAGTCGACGCGACCCGGCGAGCGTTCGGGAACGTTATCGCCGCCGTTACCGTCGGAGCGATTCTTTACGCTCACTCGCTTGTCGGTCCGAACATGCCCGGCGTTCTCCGGCATACCGGAATGAGCTGGGAGCAAATCGCCCGTGATGGCGCGATTGGTCTCACAGGAGTGTATCACGAGACGCTGATGGGTATTGGCGCAACTTGGGTCGCAATTTTCATCATGTTTGCGGGGATCGCGAAGGCGTATGGACTAATGGACTTCGTTCTTGACGCTGGGCGCGAGATCGGATCGAGCCTTCAAACTGGAATCGTCCAAGTCGCGGTGATTGCAAGCATGGTCATGGGTTCAATCACGGGTAGTGCCGCAGCGAACACCGCAACAACGGGTAGTTTCACCATTCCCATGCTCCAGGACCAAGGCGTTCGTGATGATTTCGCTGCCGCGATCGAGGGTGTCGCGAGTGCCGGCGGCCAAATGCTACCACCGGTTATGGGCGTGGCGGCGTTTCTCATGGCGGATATCATTGGAGTTCCGTATGTCGATATCATCCGTGCAGGGCTGATACCGGCTACCCTGTTTTACTTCAGCGTTGGGATTGGCATCCATTTTGCAGTGTTAAAATTCGGATGGACGAACGAACAATTAACTGAGTTCGAACCACGCATCTTGTTACAAGGAATTCATTTCACGATCCCTCTTGGAGTTCTGCTGTATACACTTGTTATTCTCCGGTTCACTCCATTGAGCGCCGGCATGTACACTATTTTCACGATCATGCTCGTCGTTCCAGCTCGAAACCTTCTTGTTGACGGTGCCTCCGGCAAGACCGTATCTAAAACGATCAAACAGACCATTGACGGACTCCATCAGGGTGGAGTTGAGATGGCCCCTCTTGTTGGTGTACTCGCAGCAATGGGAGTCATTATTGAGCTGCTCACACAAACAGGACTGGCCCAACGGGTGAGTACATTAATCGTTGGTCTCGGCGGTGGCTCGTTGTTGGTCGTCCTTTTACTGGCAATGCTTGCTAGCATTCTCTTTGGGCTCGGGATGCCGACGCCTGCAGCCTATATCCTCGTCGTGATTCTAGTTGCGCCGGGCGTTACCGCAATGAATGTCCCAGAAATCACCACCCATATGTTCGTTTTCTACTTTGCCATGCTGTCTGCAATCACTCCGCCAGTAGCGATCTCTGTCGCTGTCGGCTCGCGGATCGCAGACACGAGTTTCACACGTTCCTGTCTACAGGCGCTTCGAATCGGTGCACCAGGGTTTGTCATTCCCTTTGCGTTCGTTACCAACAATAGTCTCATCTACTGGTCGCTGCCAATGACGCTAATAGCGTTCCCACTCGTACTTACGGGAACAATCGCGCTAACTGTCGCAACCGTTGGCTACGACGGCTCAAAGCGTCTAGGATACCTCCTTCGAGGGTTGTACGTCATACTTGCCTGCGGTGCGATGTTCGGGTCAGTCAGCCATATTATAGTGCAAGCAGTAGCAGCAGCAGCTATCCTCGCACTACTAACGTTCTCGAACGTCAAGAGCATCTCACAACTACCGATCCCATCGAAAATCAACCGACCATGA
- a CDS encoding winged helix-turn-helix domain-containing protein: MPTDTPPDWEFKDRDVVILRELSKNPQISSRKLTEVLEEEHNIDVSHVTVSESIRKMRQQGVFREAIIPNEEYFIFGLFEFKFNPKNFKDNWRDAMEYIRDDQHTLFYFLSDGEYQWKSVMMFPYRQAESRWIHEFYKEHGDVIDNIRNSVVHNVVKFQTDPELLNDLSKHGE; this comes from the coding sequence ATGCCCACTGATACCCCACCAGATTGGGAATTCAAGGATCGCGACGTTGTCATTCTTCGTGAGCTCTCGAAGAACCCACAGATCTCCTCGCGCAAACTAACGGAGGTGCTTGAAGAAGAGCACAATATCGATGTCTCGCATGTGACAGTCAGCGAGTCAATCCGTAAGATGCGCCAGCAAGGCGTCTTCCGCGAGGCGATCATTCCTAATGAAGAGTACTTCATATTCGGATTGTTCGAATTCAAATTCAATCCTAAAAACTTCAAGGACAATTGGCGTGATGCGATGGAATACATTCGTGATGATCAACATACTCTCTTTTACTTCCTTTCTGATGGGGAGTACCAATGGAAATCAGTGATGATGTTCCCGTATCGGCAGGCTGAATCACGATGGATTCACGAGTTCTACAAAGAACATGGCGATGTAATTGATAACATTCGTAACTCCGTAGTCCACAATGTGGTGAAGTTTCAGACTGACCCAGAGCTGCTAAACGACCTCTCAAAACACGGAGAATAA
- a CDS encoding thiamine pyrophosphate-binding protein produces MTSTGAECFVDALEQYGVEYVFGNPGTTELPVLKALADSDLEYILGLHEDIAVGMAGGYASTRRYHAHNDDSVLPVGVANLHLAPGLAHGLGNLYAARIAGAPVVVTAGNHSTDFRHEEPILSGDLVGMAEEFTKWSAEVLDVKALPSMVRRAFRVALTPPTGPVFLGLPLNTMMAETDAEPERLGEIPTAGRGDRTQIQRATQLLVEAEEPTMIIGDHVARMGRNAVESAVKLAEAAGLRVHGEILSSEVNFPTEHDQWLSYVPPDEKLAGNLMDVDTLVFAGCSTNTTLVRHENPLVDRETTCIHLGPDAWELGKHQPADAAVLGDPGEVMTELADHVEERLDEGIRVSRIERVADARKSIASILNSTGTGDGSDDPRASKAELVDQLREAAPDAYIVDEGVTSKYALLNRWPLEAEGIISNKGGGLGYGLPAAVGAAIAEDQRETPRNVMGFVGDGSYLYYPHAIHTAARHDVNLSVVVVDNRNYRILKDNTIKLFGGSDADHDYVGMDFEPPVDIPANAESHGAEGRSVETPADIAPTVEDALAEGGPTVIDVLVHD; encoded by the coding sequence ATGACTTCCACAGGTGCAGAATGTTTCGTCGATGCGCTCGAACAGTATGGAGTCGAATACGTCTTTGGCAATCCAGGAACGACCGAGCTTCCGGTGTTGAAGGCACTTGCTGACAGTGATCTCGAATACATACTCGGACTCCACGAGGACATCGCAGTTGGCATGGCCGGCGGCTATGCTAGTACCCGGCGGTACCACGCCCATAACGACGATAGCGTCCTACCAGTAGGCGTGGCGAACCTTCACCTCGCCCCCGGACTTGCCCATGGGTTAGGTAATCTCTACGCCGCGAGAATAGCGGGTGCACCAGTAGTCGTCACTGCCGGCAACCACAGTACCGATTTCCGCCATGAAGAACCAATTCTATCGGGCGATCTCGTGGGAATGGCCGAGGAGTTCACTAAGTGGAGTGCCGAAGTACTTGACGTGAAAGCGCTCCCATCGATGGTCCGACGGGCTTTTCGAGTCGCGCTTACTCCACCGACTGGCCCGGTTTTTCTCGGTCTACCGCTCAATACGATGATGGCCGAGACAGATGCTGAACCCGAACGGCTGGGCGAGATTCCCACTGCTGGCCGAGGAGACCGGACACAGATCCAGCGAGCCACACAGCTGCTTGTAGAGGCAGAGGAGCCGACGATGATCATTGGCGACCACGTCGCTCGTATGGGGCGTAACGCCGTCGAATCGGCAGTGAAGCTGGCCGAGGCAGCTGGACTTCGCGTTCACGGCGAAATTCTTTCCTCAGAGGTAAACTTCCCAACGGAGCACGACCAGTGGTTGTCGTACGTCCCACCGGATGAAAAGCTGGCTGGGAACCTCATGGATGTCGACACGCTGGTGTTTGCGGGCTGTTCGACCAACACAACCCTCGTCCGACACGAGAACCCGCTAGTCGATCGCGAGACGACATGTATCCACCTTGGACCGGACGCCTGGGAGCTGGGAAAGCACCAGCCTGCCGATGCCGCTGTGCTCGGTGATCCCGGCGAAGTCATGACCGAACTGGCTGATCACGTTGAGGAGCGGCTTGACGAAGGAATCCGTGTATCGCGAATCGAGCGTGTCGCTGACGCCCGCAAGTCGATTGCCTCGATCCTTAACTCGACGGGAACAGGCGACGGGTCAGATGACCCACGTGCCTCGAAGGCCGAACTCGTTGATCAGCTTCGAGAGGCCGCTCCTGATGCCTACATTGTCGACGAGGGCGTTACATCGAAGTATGCGCTATTAAACCGGTGGCCGCTCGAGGCGGAAGGAATAATTTCGAACAAGGGGGGCGGATTGGGGTACGGATTGCCGGCGGCGGTTGGGGCAGCAATTGCGGAGGATCAGCGCGAGACACCTCGTAACGTAATGGGATTTGTTGGCGACGGATCGTATCTCTACTACCCGCACGCGATCCATACGGCGGCGCGTCATGATGTGAATTTATCAGTAGTTGTCGTGGATAACCGGAACTATCGCATTCTGAAGGACAATACCATCAAACTGTTCGGCGGTAGCGACGCAGACCACGACTATGTTGGTATGGACTTCGAGCCACCGGTGGACATTCCGGCCAACGCGGAGAGCCATGGAGCTGAGGGGCGATCGGTCGAAACACCTGCCGACATCGCCCCCACGGTCGAAGACGCGCTTGCGGAGGGTGGACCGACTGTTATAGACGTGCTGGTTCACGACTGA